In the Cytobacillus pseudoceanisediminis genome, one interval contains:
- a CDS encoding helicase: MELNKVIETDENPKMIEIYLEQAWQSAFCYALAVEEPKHEWQGAKLLMTIIAGNDSTLQAMKAAVDTGSGGLSFGQGKKDLTDYKFSQEFRMYSDKGKYSKFPITINQNRKAVAIVHDDLLGNGDYILSFDADPGEGLRQILGGGKYGLNILPEWKDIILNEFLRRGCIEEFKFYYDSALFPDGFSIYKLNFSEETGEQEADDIISEMISSGMLKFPKTGTGQAVESIEDLTQYMTTFMDDMVTKVSNKVTPGHDPMTDAIHPQISTYKRELFPVQSHVTTAIAKVLKKQKVALIQGEMSTGKSTMMTAIPDVVAAMSNKKGYFACLMCPPSLTKKWPEEIKEILPHADVRVIERTEQLIEFHRKWTSQGRPKPLKPTFFVISFTTMRGDCAMVPAVRFDYKKTVLQSESNSLPYRFGYYCPSCGNAHQVIESTAVETNEDGEEEEVQNKRTMDEDEFGTSRRLHNSKNPANAFCSECGESLWTKKVPTRYQSIKDWFKYERQIEHALKENQPLVQQIQLSQPEIPKKVGNPRRIASIEYIRRKMRWFFDITICDEIHMLKSGMSAQGNSLGSLAAASKKLIGGTGTLFGGKAEDIYYTLWRLFPHLMVENGYAFNEVRKWNEEYGNIETTIYNQDDKGEYSNKQSRGGTRRTEKVLPGISPFVFSKFLVQNSVLVRLTDVWPDPVELINVPTILVDLDEDLKKHYNNMVSTFESAIDGRDDGHKLYLPLTQTGIAYPDNPFTYPPFSIKTEDGDRDLIWSPDEFPKERILNKEKKLQEIIKGEIEEGRKSIVYVRDTGSSVEGRDVRPRLQHILEQVGAKVCILDTSTTATNKRSEWLKKKIEKEGYDVCIGATC, encoded by the coding sequence ATGGAATTAAATAAAGTGATTGAGACAGATGAAAACCCAAAGATGATTGAAATTTACCTGGAGCAGGCATGGCAAAGCGCTTTTTGTTACGCATTAGCGGTAGAGGAACCCAAGCATGAATGGCAAGGAGCTAAATTACTCATGACCATTATTGCTGGTAATGATTCTACTTTACAGGCTATGAAAGCTGCAGTCGATACCGGGAGTGGCGGTTTGTCTTTTGGGCAAGGGAAGAAAGATTTAACTGACTATAAATTTTCCCAAGAATTCCGTATGTACTCTGATAAAGGAAAGTATTCAAAGTTCCCAATTACTATTAATCAAAACCGAAAAGCGGTCGCAATTGTTCATGATGACCTGCTTGGAAACGGAGACTATATTCTTTCGTTCGATGCAGATCCCGGAGAAGGGCTAAGACAAATTTTAGGTGGCGGAAAGTATGGGCTTAATATTCTACCTGAATGGAAAGATATTATTCTAAATGAGTTCTTAAGAAGAGGGTGTATTGAGGAATTCAAGTTTTATTATGATTCCGCCCTTTTTCCTGATGGATTTTCCATCTATAAACTGAATTTTAGTGAGGAAACTGGAGAGCAGGAAGCGGATGATATTATTTCTGAAATGATTTCAAGTGGGATGCTGAAGTTTCCTAAAACAGGAACTGGTCAAGCAGTGGAATCCATAGAAGATTTGACACAGTATATGACAACCTTCATGGATGATATGGTCACAAAGGTAAGCAATAAAGTTACTCCAGGCCATGACCCAATGACAGACGCTATACACCCGCAAATCTCAACTTATAAGCGGGAACTTTTTCCTGTCCAATCTCATGTTACTACCGCGATCGCTAAAGTTTTGAAAAAGCAGAAGGTAGCTTTAATACAAGGTGAAATGAGCACGGGTAAATCAACCATGATGACAGCAATTCCTGATGTAGTTGCTGCTATGTCAAATAAAAAAGGGTATTTTGCTTGTCTAATGTGTCCCCCAAGCCTAACAAAAAAATGGCCGGAGGAAATAAAAGAAATTTTACCTCATGCTGATGTAAGAGTTATTGAACGGACAGAGCAACTCATTGAGTTTCATCGTAAATGGACCAGTCAAGGAAGGCCTAAGCCATTGAAACCAACATTCTTTGTCATTTCCTTTACAACAATGAGGGGCGATTGTGCGATGGTTCCTGCAGTTCGTTTTGATTATAAGAAAACGGTACTTCAAAGTGAGTCAAACTCCTTACCATATCGTTTTGGATACTATTGTCCAAGCTGCGGTAATGCACACCAGGTTATTGAATCTACTGCAGTGGAAACCAATGAGGATGGAGAGGAAGAAGAGGTTCAGAATAAACGGACGATGGATGAAGATGAATTTGGAACAAGCAGGCGACTTCATAATTCAAAAAATCCAGCCAATGCTTTTTGTTCTGAATGCGGTGAAAGTTTATGGACCAAGAAGGTACCTACTAGATACCAATCAATAAAAGACTGGTTTAAGTACGAAAGGCAGATTGAACATGCTTTAAAGGAGAATCAGCCTTTGGTCCAACAAATTCAGCTCTCTCAACCTGAGATTCCTAAGAAAGTCGGGAATCCAAGGAGAATCGCTTCTATTGAATACATCCGAAGGAAAATGAGATGGTTTTTTGATATTACTATCTGTGATGAAATCCATATGCTGAAATCTGGCATGTCAGCCCAGGGAAATTCACTAGGGAGCCTTGCAGCTGCTTCAAAGAAGCTTATAGGTGGTACAGGAACCCTTTTTGGAGGCAAGGCCGAGGATATCTACTATACACTTTGGCGCTTATTCCCACACCTTATGGTTGAGAACGGATACGCTTTCAATGAAGTTCGGAAGTGGAATGAAGAGTATGGAAACATTGAAACGACTATTTACAATCAGGACGATAAAGGCGAGTACAGCAACAAGCAATCGCGAGGAGGCACCAGGAGAACAGAAAAGGTTCTTCCCGGTATATCACCATTTGTGTTCTCAAAGTTTCTTGTCCAAAACAGTGTGCTTGTCCGCTTAACAGATGTATGGCCAGACCCTGTGGAGTTGATCAATGTTCCTACAATTCTTGTAGATTTAGACGAGGATTTAAAGAAGCATTATAACAACATGGTATCTACATTTGAATCAGCTATCGATGGACGAGATGACGGGCATAAGCTTTATCTTCCATTGACTCAAACAGGCATCGCATATCCAGATAACCCTTTCACCTATCCCCCATTCTCTATCAAAACAGAAGATGGGGACCGAGATTTAATTTGGAGCCCAGATGAATTTCCTAAAGAGCGAATACTTAACAAGGAAAAGAAGCTCCAGGAAATCATTAAGGGTGAGATAGAGGAAGGCAGGAAAAGTATTGTCTATGTTCGAGATACAGGTTCCAGTGTAGAAGGCAGAGATGTAAGGCCGCGTTTACAACACATTCTTGAGCAGGTTGGAGCAAAGGTTTGTATCTTAGACACTTCTACCACGGCCACAAATAAGCGTAGTGAATGGCTAAAAAAGAAGATAGAAAAAGAGGGATACGATGTTTGTATTGGCGCGACTTGTTAA
- the ltrA gene encoding group II intron reverse transcriptase/maturase, whose product MQTQLRYWDYYGLINTFEELYEKSKQGNISFTNLYELIKSRENILLAYRTIKSNKGSKTAGVDGRTIDDYKKFTDDDLVSFIQKRLSNYQPMKVKRVLIPKPNGDKRPLGIPSMSDRIIQQAFKQVLEPICEAKFYNHSYGFRPLRTTHHAIARVNYLININKLHFVVDVDIKGFFDNVNHTLLIKQLWNLGIRDRIVLRLISKMLKAEIDGEGIPTKGTPQGGILSPLLSNVVLNDLDNWIASQWENFQSNHQYSSTHKFRALKKTNLKEGYIVRYADDFKILCKDWKTAERWFHAVRLYLKDRLKLEISPEKSKIVNLRKKKSEFLGFSISAELKNKKRVAYTRLTKKKKQLYKEEGIKRIKAIQKNSTAQNALLYNSWVLGIHNYNKYATHVNSEFNEIAFQLSRTLKDRLTKCSIYEKPINPPLSYKRFYKGTSKTFKVCDVYLYPIHAVSHTSVMNYSQWLTPFTKDGREHIYTNLDGDVLHELGRLMKSNIPNRSIEYLDNRLSRYSMKKGKCEITGHFLTADLVHCHHFTPAYMGGNDDFNNLRIINKLVHRLIHSTTEQTVREYLELLKLKGTEIKKVNAYRKVCNLEPIGY is encoded by the coding sequence TTGCAAACACAGTTACGATACTGGGATTATTACGGATTAATAAATACCTTTGAGGAATTGTATGAAAAAAGCAAGCAGGGTAATATCAGCTTCACGAATCTCTATGAATTAATAAAATCTAGAGAAAATATCCTTCTTGCATATCGAACCATTAAGTCTAACAAGGGTTCCAAAACGGCTGGTGTAGACGGAAGGACAATAGATGACTACAAAAAATTCACTGATGATGATTTAGTATCATTTATTCAAAAACGTCTATCAAACTATCAGCCAATGAAGGTGAAAAGGGTTTTAATTCCTAAACCAAACGGTGATAAAAGACCTTTAGGTATCCCAAGCATGAGTGACAGGATTATCCAACAAGCTTTCAAACAGGTTCTCGAACCGATTTGTGAAGCTAAATTCTATAACCACTCATATGGTTTCAGACCGCTACGAACTACGCACCATGCTATTGCAAGGGTTAATTACCTGATTAACATTAATAAGCTACATTTTGTTGTTGATGTTGACATAAAAGGGTTCTTTGACAACGTTAACCATACGCTTCTTATCAAGCAACTATGGAATTTAGGAATACGGGACAGAATCGTGTTACGTCTTATCAGTAAGATGCTCAAGGCAGAAATTGATGGAGAAGGCATTCCAACAAAAGGTACACCGCAAGGAGGGATTCTTTCCCCTTTGCTATCTAATGTTGTGTTAAATGACCTCGATAATTGGATAGCATCTCAATGGGAAAACTTCCAATCAAACCATCAATACAGCTCAACTCATAAATTCAGGGCATTAAAAAAGACCAACTTGAAAGAAGGCTACATTGTCCGCTATGCTGATGATTTCAAAATCCTCTGCAAAGATTGGAAAACAGCCGAAAGATGGTTTCATGCTGTGAGACTGTACCTAAAAGACCGACTAAAACTCGAAATCTCACCCGAAAAATCCAAAATTGTTAACTTAAGAAAGAAAAAGTCAGAGTTTCTAGGTTTCTCTATAAGTGCCGAGTTGAAGAATAAGAAACGTGTGGCTTACACCAGGTTAACCAAGAAAAAGAAGCAACTATACAAAGAAGAAGGAATTAAACGAATCAAAGCGATTCAAAAAAATTCCACGGCGCAAAACGCTCTTCTGTATAACAGCTGGGTCTTGGGTATCCACAACTACAATAAGTACGCAACACACGTTAATAGCGAATTCAACGAAATCGCCTTCCAACTTAGCAGGACATTAAAGGACCGTTTGACCAAATGTAGCATTTACGAAAAACCAATCAATCCACCTCTCTCATACAAAAGGTTTTATAAGGGCACTTCTAAAACCTTTAAGGTTTGTGATGTTTACCTCTATCCAATCCACGCTGTTAGCCATACGTCAGTGATGAATTATTCACAATGGCTGACCCCGTTTACGAAGGATGGAAGGGAACATATCTACACAAATCTAGATGGGGATGTCTTACATGAATTAGGGAGACTTATGAAATCCAATATCCCTAATAGGAGTATTGAGTACCTGGATAATCGATTAAGCAGATACAGCATGAAGAAAGGCAAGTGTGAAATAACCGGTCATTTTCTTACGGCTGATTTAGTTCATTGCCATCATTTCACACCCGCTTACATGGGTGGAAATGACGACTTCAATAATCTGCGAATTATCAATAAGCTGGTACACAGGTTAATCCACTCAACTACAGAACAAACGGTTAGAGAATATCTAGAACTTCTAAAACTCAAAGGGACAGAAATCAAGAAAGTAAACGCATATCGTAAAGTGTGTAACTTAGAACCTATCGGTTATTAA
- a CDS encoding DUF2325 domain-containing protein, producing MKKTVAIFGGSQEATYKRIGQKNNVNIMFHSGKTRNGGNKKEFKTLVKKADCVVVLLGAVGHVSMDIVKEVCKDLGKDVLYHNGFGASGAIQRCVEHLNTAA from the coding sequence ATGAAAAAAACTGTCGCAATTTTCGGAGGATCTCAAGAGGCTACGTACAAGCGAATAGGACAAAAAAATAACGTAAACATTATGTTCCATAGTGGTAAAACAAGAAACGGAGGTAACAAAAAGGAGTTCAAAACGCTAGTAAAGAAGGCAGATTGTGTAGTCGTATTACTAGGTGCTGTTGGACACGTAAGTATGGATATTGTAAAAGAAGTTTGTAAAGATCTTGGTAAAGATGTGCTTTATCATAATGGGTTTGGTGCTTCTGGCGCTATTCAAAGGTGTGTAGAACACTTAAACACCGCAGCTTAA
- a CDS encoding topoisomerase C-terminal repeat-containing protein, whose product MERYLKQIQKGEGSVSSFVKRTEDITKEIVEKLIKDAASWNFVEYAKVIRKAEEVGLCKKCGAPVLERETFYSCSNFKKTNCDFRISKVVAGKQISKENIKKLFTTGQTSLIKGFKSQKKPDKMFEAFLAWDEDKNKLIFKFPQ is encoded by the coding sequence ATGGAACGTTATCTAAAACAAATCCAAAAAGGAGAAGGTTCTGTTTCCTCCTTCGTTAAGAGAACGGAAGACATAACGAAAGAAATAGTTGAAAAACTTATTAAGGATGCCGCTTCTTGGAATTTTGTTGAATATGCCAAAGTTATTCGAAAAGCTGAAGAAGTAGGTCTATGTAAAAAGTGCGGTGCACCAGTTTTAGAGCGTGAAACGTTTTACAGTTGTAGCAACTTTAAAAAGACAAACTGTGATTTCAGAATAAGCAAGGTTGTCGCGGGAAAACAGATCAGTAAGGAGAACATAAAGAAATTGTTTACTACTGGTCAAACCTCTTTAATAAAGGGATTTAAAAGTCAGAAGAAACCAGATAAAATGTTCGAAGCCTTTTTAGCTTGGGATGAGGATAAAAACAAACTTATATTTAAATTTCCGCAATAA
- a CDS encoding DUF7828 domain-containing protein: protein MNSALLHNGQIITAAEYNPDKNGQRIRCIDKSCHTDLIFVPGTDSSVPYFKTTGKNDHSKHNEKCGFYRILTFEESIKKVEEYQSDLMEKGIKETLIRQNLKKLDPDYVARTVEKEESEKRRKIQMR, encoded by the coding sequence ATGAATTCAGCCCTGCTTCACAATGGCCAAATTATTACCGCAGCTGAGTACAATCCAGATAAGAATGGCCAACGAATTAGATGCATTGATAAAAGTTGTCATACCGACCTAATTTTTGTTCCTGGAACAGATTCATCTGTGCCTTACTTTAAAACAACCGGCAAGAATGATCATTCAAAACACAATGAAAAATGCGGATTTTATAGAATATTAACTTTTGAGGAAAGTATAAAAAAGGTAGAAGAATATCAATCTGACTTAATGGAGAAAGGCATAAAAGAAACCCTAATTCGGCAAAATTTAAAAAAATTAGATCCTGATTATGTTGCAAGAACAGTTGAAAAAGAGGAGAGTGAAAAAAGGCGAAAGATCCAAATGAGGTAA
- a CDS encoding DUF4181 domain-containing protein, which produces MYVYTVLVFLAYLIMYFILKNKLHIKSNEGKLHINTTHKITEITIAAIALIILFLIGFVFDYGLKPHYPVVILSAILLVRALFERKYMKDSKRHVLSILTSSALFIMFIGIEIFFI; this is translated from the coding sequence ATGTATGTTTACACAGTGTTAGTATTTCTAGCCTACTTAATTATGTACTTTATTTTAAAAAACAAGCTTCATATTAAAAGTAACGAAGGAAAATTACACATTAATACAACTCATAAAATAACTGAAATAACAATTGCTGCAATTGCATTAATAATTTTATTTTTAATTGGCTTTGTATTTGATTATGGTTTAAAACCACACTATCCTGTCGTCATTTTATCAGCAATTTTACTTGTTCGTGCATTGTTTGAAAGAAAGTATATGAAGGATTCTAAACGGCATGTCTTAAGTATATTAACTAGTTCAGCTTTATTTATTATGTTTATTGGGATTGAAATATTTTTTATTTAA
- a CDS encoding DUF7662 domain-containing protein codes for MSNRNSKYEPLQNFLKFQKTKSIKMTFLEVEDILGFTLPKSAYEHEAWWDKSDSHTQSFAWKNAHFIAKPNLKKKVEFVKHIED; via the coding sequence ATGAGTAACAGAAATAGCAAATACGAACCGCTACAAAATTTTTTAAAGTTCCAAAAGACTAAGAGTATCAAAATGACTTTTTTAGAGGTAGAAGACATTCTAGGGTTCACACTCCCAAAATCAGCCTATGAACATGAAGCGTGGTGGGATAAATCGGATTCTCATACACAGTCCTTCGCTTGGAAAAATGCTCATTTTATTGCAAAACCAAACTTGAAAAAAAAGGTAGAGTTTGTTAAGCACATAGAAGATTAG
- a CDS encoding LXG domain-containing protein has protein sequence MKVLDVKDLLLGIQQTSNQLNILKNQVKHVQMAIKEFISHEDSFKGDGGRSIINFYQESHLPFLLFFESWIEDYQSYLNSLENTIHDFESSPAGFIRQEFLENELQLGLRNTLQIASELTKEANEVIKTVSDIVPLPLLEDNSFIQASIHAQDSSRGTVEKLESFDHRQTAALDPLLKNLDHMEDYIKKWLACSKAATYLWPIISQELLTGRISMMKYRILVHKGSKVTFKIWLKEPLRGLLKL, from the coding sequence TTGAAAGTATTAGATGTGAAAGATTTACTTTTAGGTATCCAACAGACAAGTAATCAACTGAATATACTTAAGAATCAAGTTAAACATGTTCAAATGGCCATCAAGGAGTTTATCTCTCATGAAGATTCTTTCAAAGGAGATGGCGGCAGGTCGATTATAAACTTCTACCAGGAAAGCCACCTGCCTTTTCTACTATTCTTTGAATCCTGGATTGAAGATTACCAATCCTATTTAAACAGTCTAGAAAACACAATCCACGACTTTGAATCTTCTCCTGCAGGATTCATCCGCCAGGAATTCCTTGAGAATGAGCTACAATTGGGCCTAAGAAACACTCTTCAGATCGCCTCTGAACTAACTAAAGAAGCAAATGAAGTAATAAAAACCGTAAGCGATATTGTCCCGCTGCCGCTGCTGGAGGATAACAGCTTTATCCAAGCATCAATACATGCCCAGGACTCAAGCCGGGGAACAGTTGAAAAATTAGAATCCTTTGACCATCGACAAACTGCAGCGCTTGACCCCCTCTTAAAAAATTTAGACCACATGGAAGACTACATAAAAAAATGGCTGGCATGCTCCAAAGCGGCAACTTATCTTTGGCCGATTATCAGCCAAGAGCTCTTAACTGGGAGGATTTCCATGATGAAATATCGAATCCTAGTCCACAAAGGGAGCAAAGTCACCTTCAAGATTTGGCTGAAGGAGCCATTGAGGGGGCTTCTAAAGCTGTAG
- a CDS encoding HNH endonuclease signature motif containing protein has translation MELVFGDKGIGKAGTIAKTVGQGKGLSFQTHGPTPAMVKGVAQGPVPYNVLHNPLTQIKKMIDEGYVAKPTDKIEEDNYFIGTLKGNKVHLKGVKVEEIIYTKRNPEETAQLRRTFNNSVKKSFLKTFANDPIRVQYLRKAGLDENDIARMKDGLNPKGWQVHHNLPLDDGGTNDFTNLVLIKNDPYHKAVTNEQNSLTRELTPTQSKRINWPMFEDEVYPPEPFK, from the coding sequence TTGGAATTGGTATTCGGGGATAAAGGAATTGGTAAAGCCGGTACAATAGCCAAGACGGTAGGCCAAGGGAAGGGACTTTCTTTTCAGACGCATGGACCAACTCCTGCAATGGTGAAAGGTGTGGCTCAGGGCCCAGTTCCTTACAATGTACTTCATAACCCCTTGACACAGATTAAGAAGATGATAGATGAGGGGTATGTAGCCAAGCCTACAGATAAAATTGAAGAAGATAATTACTTTATTGGTACATTAAAGGGAAACAAGGTCCACTTAAAAGGCGTAAAAGTAGAAGAAATAATATATACAAAAAGAAATCCAGAAGAAACTGCGCAATTAAGAAGGACATTTAATAATTCTGTTAAGAAAAGTTTCCTTAAAACATTTGCTAACGATCCGATAAGAGTACAATATCTTCGGAAAGCTGGGTTAGATGAAAATGATATTGCCAGAATGAAAGATGGCCTTAATCCAAAGGGATGGCAAGTCCATCACAATTTACCTTTAGATGATGGTGGAACAAATGATTTCACTAACCTGGTATTGATTAAAAATGATCCATATCATAAGGCAGTTACCAATGAACAAAACTCTCTAACAAGAGAATTAACTCCTACACAAAGTAAGAGGATTAATTGGCCAATGTTTGAAGATGAGGTTTACCCACCGGAACCTTTTAAATAA
- a CDS encoding YrhA family protein — MAQWKELLFEIKKIEEKYGSSLRNPVTDVEIRNLQLEIQEKLGYIELPKSFEDFLKTVNGLDFNGLVIYGVDKHLLDDQEGEDLQGFVETNEIWYENDWQKQYMFFGDSDTAWYCLELQKARFLELDKPSGSIIQSFDSFDSMISEALQTALT, encoded by the coding sequence ATGGCCCAGTGGAAAGAATTGTTGTTTGAAATAAAGAAAATAGAAGAGAAATATGGAAGTTCACTAAGGAATCCGGTGACGGATGTAGAAATAAGAAATTTGCAGCTGGAGATTCAGGAGAAATTAGGTTATATAGAATTACCAAAGTCTTTTGAAGACTTTTTGAAAACTGTAAATGGATTGGACTTTAATGGATTGGTCATTTATGGTGTTGATAAACATCTACTTGATGACCAAGAAGGTGAAGATCTTCAGGGGTTTGTTGAAACTAATGAGATTTGGTATGAAAATGATTGGCAAAAGCAATACATGTTTTTTGGGGACTCTGATACTGCCTGGTACTGTTTAGAACTTCAAAAAGCAAGGTTCCTTGAACTTGATAAACCGTCCGGATCCATAATTCAATCTTTTGATAGTTTTGATTCAATGATAAGTGAAGCTTTACAAACAGCTCTAACCTAA
- a CDS encoding IS110 family transposase has product MNPVIGLDVSKGESQVQAFLDKGKPYRKSFKVSHTIEGLDLLVEFLEVVKRETGKKPPIVLEATGHYHSSVVQYLEDRGYLLIIINPLISYKAKSSSLRKVKTDAVDAYHLCELFYKEDLEPYKKRGVQLLNLRNLTRQHENITGVLIQTKLQFQAILDQVFPEYRGVFGDLYSVVSLLTLSEFPSSEDILEASVETIADKIAQLCKSRSYRWANEKAIQLKAAADRNPFEKTLYQSHILSLGMYINIILQYKEHLSKLESEIDALAKEVEEYNIIKSIPGIGEKIAATIISEIGEIDRFNDPKKLVAFAGVDPSVFESGKFTATRNRITKRGSSRLRHALYMAVRCAIRDCRKSKTSDEIIPRNKKLREFYDKKREEGKPFKVAVIACVNKLLHWIFALLKSKTTFQDIA; this is encoded by the coding sequence ATGAATCCAGTCATTGGTCTGGATGTTTCAAAAGGGGAAAGTCAGGTTCAGGCATTTTTGGATAAAGGCAAACCATATCGTAAGAGCTTTAAAGTTTCTCATACTATTGAAGGTCTTGATTTACTTGTAGAGTTTCTGGAGGTCGTAAAGAGAGAAACAGGTAAGAAACCACCTATCGTCCTAGAAGCAACAGGACATTATCATTCCTCTGTTGTTCAATACTTGGAGGACCGTGGATATTTATTGATCATCATTAATCCACTGATTTCTTATAAGGCGAAAAGTTCAAGTCTTCGGAAAGTAAAGACAGATGCGGTCGATGCTTACCATCTCTGCGAGCTGTTTTATAAAGAGGATCTTGAGCCATATAAAAAGCGTGGAGTTCAACTTTTAAACCTTCGAAATCTTACCAGACAGCACGAGAATATAACGGGGGTATTAATCCAAACAAAGCTACAATTTCAAGCCATTCTGGACCAGGTCTTTCCTGAATATAGAGGGGTTTTTGGTGACTTATATTCGGTAGTATCACTGTTAACTCTTTCAGAGTTTCCCTCATCTGAAGATATATTAGAGGCAAGCGTTGAAACCATAGCTGACAAAATCGCTCAATTATGTAAAAGCCGTTCATACAGATGGGCTAATGAAAAAGCTATTCAACTCAAAGCTGCCGCAGACCGAAATCCGTTTGAAAAGACTTTGTATCAGAGTCATATTTTGAGTCTTGGTATGTATATAAACATTATTCTTCAATACAAAGAGCACCTATCCAAGTTAGAGTCAGAGATAGATGCCCTCGCTAAAGAAGTTGAAGAATATAATATTATCAAATCTATCCCTGGTATCGGTGAAAAGATCGCTGCAACGATCATTTCAGAAATTGGGGAGATAGATCGATTTAATGATCCTAAAAAGCTCGTAGCTTTCGCTGGAGTTGATCCTAGTGTATTCGAATCTGGTAAGTTTACAGCCACCAGAAACCGAATCACGAAAAGAGGATCCAGTAGGCTTCGTCACGCCTTATATATGGCTGTTCGTTGTGCGATTCGTGACTGTCGCAAGAGTAAAACAAGCGATGAAATTATTCCTCGAAATAAGAAATTACGAGAGTTCTATGATAAAAAACGTGAAGAAGGAAAACCTTTTAAGGTAGCTGTAATTGCTTGTGTAAATAAGCTCTTACACTGGATATTTGCCCTTTTAAAAAGCAAAACAACTTTCCAAGATATAGCTTAA
- a CDS encoding tyrosine-type recombinase/integrase encodes MKSSELVYTEQINKLLTPDLINKAQTISSLVTYLLDDSLHKKMSDIIDKDGEANFSLFNDIEMIYYYAHQKKDLNEKKNRTENTKREYLRDLLLFYQQLLEQAELLEIEIRNVQEYRLLKKLTPRNMRKFQEWLKEAPLGKGGKQYSVATLSRKTVVIRGFLKYLYENQYITVPLHQKMLSSNVRSYERPNKEMSSVEVISIVNYFRTHPILYGLISVLATTGLRIQELCNAKVCDLVYLDGECWLTVMGKGQKERQVLIHPNVLKAIEGFRKRRRLDFKLDPSDSSPLFTTSKGKAYGYKYLSNYLITKINKADLDFIKMRKNPITPHSFRHGFALISADQGADLLTIKESLGHSDIKTTQIYLQRKMQRKNNAAHSWKDSDIINKI; translated from the coding sequence ATGAAATCTAGTGAATTAGTTTATACTGAACAAATTAATAAATTATTAACTCCTGATTTAATAAATAAAGCTCAAACAATTTCTTCTTTGGTAACATACCTTCTAGATGATTCCTTACATAAAAAAATGAGCGATATTATAGATAAAGACGGTGAAGCAAACTTTTCACTCTTTAACGATATCGAAATGATTTATTATTACGCGCACCAAAAAAAGGATTTAAATGAGAAGAAAAACCGAACAGAAAATACAAAGCGGGAATATCTAAGGGATCTTCTTTTGTTCTATCAGCAGCTGCTGGAACAAGCAGAATTACTGGAGATTGAAATTAGAAATGTGCAGGAGTATCGGTTACTGAAAAAATTAACACCACGGAATATGAGGAAATTCCAGGAGTGGTTGAAGGAAGCTCCCCTTGGGAAGGGTGGGAAGCAATATTCTGTAGCAACCTTAAGTCGAAAAACAGTTGTAATTAGAGGTTTCTTAAAGTACCTGTACGAAAATCAATACATTACGGTCCCGCTTCATCAAAAAATGTTAAGCAGCAATGTTCGTTCATATGAACGTCCAAATAAAGAAATGAGTTCTGTGGAGGTAATTAGCATAGTCAATTACTTCAGAACTCATCCCATCCTTTACGGATTGATATCAGTATTGGCCACAACTGGGCTACGTATACAGGAGCTCTGTAATGCAAAAGTTTGCGATCTTGTTTATTTAGATGGAGAATGCTGGCTTACAGTTATGGGAAAGGGTCAAAAGGAGCGGCAGGTATTAATTCATCCAAACGTTTTAAAGGCCATAGAGGGGTTTCGTAAAAGAAGAAGGCTAGATTTTAAACTCGATCCTTCCGATAGCTCCCCTTTGTTTACTACTTCTAAGGGAAAGGCCTATGGATATAAATATCTGTCGAATTATTTAATCACAAAAATAAACAAAGCTGATTTGGACTTTATTAAAATGCGGAAGAATCCTATAACGCCTCATAGCTTCAGACATGGTTTTGCTCTTATTAGTGCTGACCAGGGGGCGGATTTGTTGACCATAAAGGAAAGTCTTGGCCATTCCGACATCAAGACGACCCAGATTTACTTACAAAGAAAAATGCAACGGAAGAATAATGCTGCTCATTCTTGGAAGGACTCTGATATCATTAATAAGATTTAA